The proteins below come from a single Chryseobacterium sp. MA9 genomic window:
- the rpsA gene encoding 30S ribosomal protein S1: MSKETNSAEVLLNQNVAPEQFDWDSFESGLDADARKEKSDLEEIYNGSLNSLNDNDVLVGRVVRLTDKEAIVDINFKSEGVISLNEFRYNQGLKVGDEVEVMVDKREDKTGQLQLSHRKARTLKAWDKVNELHETGEIVNGFVKSRTKGGMIVDVHGIEAFLPGSQIDVKPIKDYDQFVGKTMEFKVVKINPEFKNVVVSHKALIEADIEGQKKEIIAQLEKGQVLEGTVKNITSYGVFIDLGGVDGLIHITDLSWSRVNHPSEILEDGQTVKVVILDFDDEKTRIQLGMKQLEAHPWDALSADLKVGDKVKGKVVVLADYGAFVEIAPGVEGLIHVSEMSWSTHLRSAGDFVKVGDEVEAEVLTLDREERKISLGIKQLSKDPWENIEAKYPVGSQHVGTVRNFTNFGVFVELEEGIDGLIYISDLSWTKKIKHPSEFCAVGDKLDVVVLELDIQARRLSLGHKQLTENPWDKFETKYAEGTIHAGKAVEVHDKGASVQFEDAEVEAFCPSRLLEKEDGSKIKKGEDAQFKVIEFNKEFKRVVVSHTGIFRDEEKKNVKESSSRNVSSSSNNEERSTLGDIDALAELKRKMEEGK, from the coding sequence ATGTCAAAAGAGACAAATTCAGCAGAGGTTTTATTAAACCAAAACGTAGCACCAGAACAATTTGATTGGGATTCTTTCGAATCAGGTCTTGATGCAGATGCGAGAAAAGAAAAAAGCGATTTAGAAGAAATCTATAACGGATCTCTTAACAGCCTAAACGATAATGACGTTTTAGTTGGTAGAGTTGTAAGATTAACTGACAAAGAAGCTATCGTAGACATCAACTTCAAATCTGAAGGTGTTATTTCTCTTAACGAATTCCGTTACAACCAAGGCCTAAAAGTAGGTGATGAGGTAGAAGTAATGGTTGACAAGAGAGAAGACAAAACTGGTCAGTTACAATTATCTCACAGAAAAGCTAGAACGCTTAAAGCTTGGGATAAAGTAAACGAACTTCACGAAACTGGAGAAATCGTTAACGGTTTTGTTAAATCAAGAACTAAAGGTGGTATGATCGTTGACGTTCACGGAATCGAAGCATTCTTACCTGGTTCTCAAATTGACGTTAAGCCAATTAAAGATTACGATCAGTTCGTAGGAAAAACTATGGAGTTCAAAGTTGTGAAAATCAACCCTGAGTTCAAAAACGTAGTTGTATCTCACAAAGCATTGATCGAAGCAGATATCGAAGGTCAGAAAAAAGAAATCATCGCTCAGCTTGAAAAAGGTCAGGTTCTTGAAGGTACTGTTAAGAATATTACTTCTTACGGTGTATTCATTGACTTAGGAGGTGTTGATGGATTGATCCACATTACAGACCTTTCTTGGTCTAGAGTGAACCACCCATCTGAAATCCTAGAGGACGGACAGACTGTGAAAGTTGTAATCCTTGATTTCGATGATGAGAAAACAAGAATCCAATTAGGTATGAAGCAATTAGAAGCTCATCCTTGGGATGCTCTTTCTGCTGACTTGAAAGTAGGTGACAAAGTAAAAGGAAAAGTAGTAGTTCTTGCTGACTATGGTGCATTCGTAGAAATCGCTCCAGGTGTAGAAGGATTAATCCACGTTTCTGAAATGTCTTGGTCTACTCACTTAAGATCTGCTGGAGATTTCGTAAAAGTAGGTGATGAAGTAGAAGCTGAAGTATTAACTTTAGATAGAGAAGAAAGAAAAATTTCTCTTGGTATTAAGCAATTGTCTAAAGATCCATGGGAAAACATCGAAGCTAAGTATCCAGTAGGATCTCAGCATGTAGGAACTGTAAGAAACTTCACTAACTTTGGTGTATTCGTTGAGTTAGAAGAAGGTATCGACGGATTAATCTACATCTCTGATCTTTCTTGGACTAAGAAAATCAAGCACCCATCTGAGTTCTGTGCAGTAGGTGATAAATTAGACGTTGTAGTTCTTGAATTAGATATCCAAGCTAGAAGATTATCTCTAGGTCACAAGCAATTGACTGAAAACCCATGGGATAAATTCGAAACTAAATATGCTGAAGGAACTATCCACGCTGGTAAGGCTGTAGAAGTTCACGATAAAGGAGCTTCTGTTCAATTCGAAGATGCTGAAGTAGAAGCATTCTGCCCTTCAAGATTATTAGAGAAAGAAGATGGATCTAAAATCAAAAAAGGTGAAGATGCTCAATTCAAAGTAATCGAATTCAACAAAGAATTCAAGAGAGTAGTAGTATCTCACACAGGTATCTTCAGAGATGAAGAGAAGAAAAACGTAAAAGAATCTTCTTCTAGAAACGTATCTTCTTCTTCAAACAACGAAGAAAGATCTACTCTTGGAGACATCGATGCATTAGCAGAGTTGAAAAGAAAAATGGAAGAAGGTAAATAA